In Alteribacter lacisalsi, a genomic segment contains:
- the uvsE gene encoding UV DNA damage repair endonuclease UvsE: MRIRFGYVAMSLNLSNASPSRTMTAAQFEKLDNREAGIRKLERISSMNLESCRRLLLHNAAHDITFFRLSSRLVPLVNHPFTEGWKWDRAIKEDLNQLGDVIKKTGSRVDFHPDHFTVLNTEDDDLFKRSLHVLLYHYKLLKGMNQEPRHRAVIHIGGKKHGVDKGLETFVDRFQEIPVSLGSMLMLENDDTNYSIEHALYLGEKLGIPVVFDLHHHDVHGATPVSVFWDRVIGTWSHSPLPIKMHVSSPRDHPMDKSHADYIDADRLYSFLREICGSTEQIDIMIEAKRKDESLFRLMADLKDKPGVRQIDQSSIELDC, encoded by the coding sequence ATGAGAATTCGATTCGGCTATGTGGCGATGAGCTTAAACCTGAGCAATGCTTCTCCGTCCAGGACGATGACGGCAGCCCAGTTCGAAAAACTGGATAACCGTGAGGCCGGAATAAGGAAACTTGAACGAATCTCTTCCATGAACCTGGAAAGCTGCAGAAGACTCCTGCTTCACAATGCGGCACATGACATTACTTTTTTCCGATTATCCTCAAGGTTGGTGCCCCTGGTGAACCATCCGTTTACCGAAGGGTGGAAATGGGACAGAGCAATCAAGGAGGACCTGAACCAATTGGGGGATGTTATAAAGAAGACCGGTTCCCGAGTGGATTTTCACCCGGATCATTTTACAGTTCTCAATACAGAAGATGACGACTTGTTTAAGCGTTCGCTTCATGTTCTTCTCTATCACTATAAACTCCTAAAAGGTATGAACCAGGAACCTCGCCACCGGGCGGTGATCCACATTGGAGGGAAAAAACACGGTGTGGACAAAGGACTCGAAACCTTTGTTGACCGGTTTCAGGAAATCCCTGTTTCACTTGGGAGTATGCTCATGCTCGAAAATGACGATACGAACTATTCCATCGAGCACGCCCTATATCTCGGTGAAAAGCTTGGAATTCCGGTTGTTTTCGATCTCCATCATCACGATGTGCATGGGGCGACACCGGTGTCAGTATTCTGGGACCGTGTCATAGGGACATGGTCTCACAGTCCTCTGCCGATAAAAATGCATGTATCGAGCCCCCGTGACCACCCAATGGATAAAAGTCACGCAGATTACATTGATGCTGACAGGCTTTATTCGTTTTTAAGGGAAATATGCGGCAGCACCGAACAAATCGATATCATGATCGAAGCGAAGAGAAAGGATGAATCACTCTTCAGGCTGATGGCTGATCTTAAGGATAAACCTGGTGTGAGACAAATTGATCAATCCTCCATTGAACTTGACTGCTGA